Proteins from a single region of Urocitellus parryii isolate mUroPar1 chromosome 4, mUroPar1.hap1, whole genome shotgun sequence:
- the Tbrg1 gene encoding transforming growth factor beta regulator 1 isoform X1: MKKLPKKSQNEKYRLKYLRLRKAAKATVFENAAICDEIARLEEKFLKAKEERRYLLKKLLQLQALTEGEIQAAAPSHGSSLPLTYGVASSVGTIQGAGPISGPSTGAEEPFGKKSKKEKKEKGKENSKLEVLKKTIKKKKMEGGARKLVQPIALDPSGRPVFPIGLGGLTVYSLGEIITDRPGFHDENAIYPVGYCSTRVYASMKCPDQKCLYTCQIKDGGVQPQFEIVPEDDPQNAIVGSSADACHAELLRTISATKGELMPNLLPSGAEFFGFSHPTIHNLIQSCPGARKCVNYQWVKFDVCKPGEGQLPQGLPENDVAVSFEAFQRQTFDEEHNDPILPGSLELPELQPAAFVSSYQPGFLTQGPLVDTHLQHLKSPSQCNPVQSSD, encoded by the exons gaaaatgcTGCTATTTGTGATGAAATTGCTCGTCTTGAGGAAAAATTTcttaaagcaaaagaagaaagaag GTACTTGCTAAAGAAGCTCCTTCAACTTCAGGCTCTAACTGAAGGAGAAATACAGGCTGCAGCTCCTTCCCACGGCTCCAGTTTGCCCCTGACTTATGGTGTGGCCAGTTCTGTGGGAACTATACAGGGAGCTGGACCCATTTCTGGGCCCAGCACTGGGGCAGAGGAACCATTTGGGAAGAAAtccaagaaggagaaaaaagaaaaaggcaaagagaaCAGCAAACTGGAAG TTctgaagaaaacaatcaagaaaaagaaaatggagggagGTGCTCGCAAGCTGGTTCAGCCCATTGCCCTGGATCCCTCAGGACGGCCTGTGTTCCCCATCGGACTAGGGGGTCTAACAGTATATAGCCTGGGGGAG ATCATCACCGACCGACCTGGCTTCCATGATGAGAATGCCATCTACCCTGTGGGCTATTGCAGTACTCGGGTGTATGCCAGCATGAAGTGCCCAGACCAGAAGTGTCTGTATACCTGTCAGATCAAGGATGGTGGTGTGCAGCCTCAG TTTGAAATCGTTCCTGAAGATGACCCCCAGAATGCTATTGTTGGCTCTTCTGCAGATGCTTGTCATGCAGAACTGCTCAGGACCATAAGTGCTACTAA GGGGGAATTAATGCCTAACCTGCTTCCATCTGGAGCtgaattttttggattttctcaTCCAACTATTCACAACCTGATTCAGAGTTGTCCAGGAGCTCGAAAATGTGTCAA TTACCAGTGGGTGAAATTTGATGTGTGCAAACCTGGAGAGGGGCAGCTACCCCAGGGACTGCCAGAGAATGATGTAGCTGTGAGTTTTGAAGCCTTTCAGAGACAGACCTTTGATGAAGAGCATAATGATCCCATTTtaccag GATCCTTGGAGCTCCCTGAGCTTCAACCTGCAGCCTTTGTGTCATCCTACCAGCCGGGGTTCCTGACACAGGGACCCTTGGTGGATACTCACCTGCAGCACCTGAAGTCTCCATCACAGTGCAATCCAGTTCAATCTTCAGATTAA
- the Tbrg1 gene encoding transforming growth factor beta regulator 1 isoform X2, with amino-acid sequence MKKLPKKSQNEKYRLKYLRLRKAAKATVFENAAICDEIARLEEKFLKAKEERRYLLKKLLQLQALTEGEIQAAAPSHGSSLPLTYGVASSVGTIQGAGPISGPSTGAEEPFGKKSKKEKKEKGKENSKLEVLKKTIKKKKMEGGARKLVQPIALDPSGRPVFPIGLGGLTVYSLGEIITDRPGFHDENAIYPVGYCSTRVYASMKCPDQKCLYTCQIKDGGVQPQFEIVPEDDPQNAIVGSSADACHAELLRTISATKGELMPNLLPSGAEFFGFSHPTIHNLIQSCPGARKCVNYQWVKFDVCKPGEGQLPQGLPENDVAVSFEAFQRQTFDEEHNDPILPGGAEDGTQGPAHARQTLYL; translated from the exons gaaaatgcTGCTATTTGTGATGAAATTGCTCGTCTTGAGGAAAAATTTcttaaagcaaaagaagaaagaag GTACTTGCTAAAGAAGCTCCTTCAACTTCAGGCTCTAACTGAAGGAGAAATACAGGCTGCAGCTCCTTCCCACGGCTCCAGTTTGCCCCTGACTTATGGTGTGGCCAGTTCTGTGGGAACTATACAGGGAGCTGGACCCATTTCTGGGCCCAGCACTGGGGCAGAGGAACCATTTGGGAAGAAAtccaagaaggagaaaaaagaaaaaggcaaagagaaCAGCAAACTGGAAG TTctgaagaaaacaatcaagaaaaagaaaatggagggagGTGCTCGCAAGCTGGTTCAGCCCATTGCCCTGGATCCCTCAGGACGGCCTGTGTTCCCCATCGGACTAGGGGGTCTAACAGTATATAGCCTGGGGGAG ATCATCACCGACCGACCTGGCTTCCATGATGAGAATGCCATCTACCCTGTGGGCTATTGCAGTACTCGGGTGTATGCCAGCATGAAGTGCCCAGACCAGAAGTGTCTGTATACCTGTCAGATCAAGGATGGTGGTGTGCAGCCTCAG TTTGAAATCGTTCCTGAAGATGACCCCCAGAATGCTATTGTTGGCTCTTCTGCAGATGCTTGTCATGCAGAACTGCTCAGGACCATAAGTGCTACTAA GGGGGAATTAATGCCTAACCTGCTTCCATCTGGAGCtgaattttttggattttctcaTCCAACTATTCACAACCTGATTCAGAGTTGTCCAGGAGCTCGAAAATGTGTCAA TTACCAGTGGGTGAAATTTGATGTGTGCAAACCTGGAGAGGGGCAGCTACCCCAGGGACTGCCAGAGAATGATGTAGCTGTGAGTTTTGAAGCCTTTCAGAGACAGACCTTTGATGAAGAGCATAATGATCCCATTTtaccag gtggtgctgaggatggaacccagggccctgcccatgctaggcaaacgctctacctctga